One genomic window of Micromonospora sp. WMMD1128 includes the following:
- a CDS encoding fused MFS/spermidine synthase, giving the protein MESDAEVLEIVVDPARPTGRTLLADGVEQSYVDVADARHLHFEYVRRIATVIDLSAPAGHPLTALHLGGGALTLPRWLAATRPGSTQRVVERHPGVVDLVRRKLPPVPPEVVVTLGDARDAVTGTPDRTYDLVVGDVYRAARMPGHVAAVEFAAEAARVLRPDGVYLVNLADLPPLAHTRAQVATLRAVFADVCLITDRRMLRGRRYGNVVLAGAARAGRLPVRRLAARVAGDPVPGTVLHGAALDAFAADAWPVTDADVD; this is encoded by the coding sequence GTGGAGAGCGACGCCGAGGTGTTGGAGATCGTCGTGGACCCGGCCCGGCCCACCGGGCGCACGCTGCTCGCCGATGGGGTGGAGCAGTCCTACGTGGACGTGGCCGACGCCCGCCACCTGCACTTCGAGTACGTCCGGCGGATCGCCACCGTGATCGACCTGAGCGCGCCGGCCGGCCACCCGCTGACCGCCCTGCACCTGGGCGGCGGTGCGCTCACCCTGCCCCGCTGGCTGGCCGCCACCCGTCCCGGCTCGACGCAGCGGGTCGTCGAGCGCCACCCCGGTGTGGTGGACCTCGTCCGCCGGAAGCTGCCGCCGGTGCCGCCGGAGGTGGTGGTGACGCTCGGCGACGCCCGCGACGCGGTCACCGGTACGCCGGACCGGACGTACGACCTGGTGGTGGGTGACGTCTACCGGGCGGCCCGGATGCCCGGGCACGTGGCGGCCGTCGAGTTCGCCGCCGAGGCGGCCCGGGTGCTCCGCCCGGACGGTGTCTACCTGGTCAACCTCGCCGACCTGCCGCCCCTGGCGCACACCCGCGCGCAGGTGGCCACGCTGCGCGCGGTCTTCGCCGACGTCTGCCTGATCACCGACCGGCGAATGCTGCGCGGCCGGCGGTACGGCAACGTGGTGCTCGCCGGCGCGGCGCGCGCCGGGCGGCTGCCGGTGCGCCGCCTCGCCGCCCGGGTCGCCGGCGACCCGGTGCCCGGCACCGTGTTGCACGGGGCGGCGCTCGACGCGTTCGCCGCCGACGCCTGGCCGGTCACCGACGCCGACGTGGACTGA